In Balearica regulorum gibbericeps isolate bBalReg1 chromosome 2, bBalReg1.pri, whole genome shotgun sequence, one DNA window encodes the following:
- the MRPL36 gene encoding large ribosomal subunit protein bL36m, with protein sequence MLSLLARVAAGPLRSLGGWPGRSPFSSLAPWWRAAALPALVSRAQPLWCGAAVPRGLLAVPPPPGLLPPLLAGLKTKTSLKRRCKDCFIVRRRGRLYVCCKTNPRHKQRKL encoded by the coding sequence ATGCTGTCCCTCCTGGCTAGAGTCGCCGCCGGGCCCCTCCGCTCGCTGGGTGGCTGGCCGGGCCGCTCGCCTTTCAGTTCCCTGGCCCCGTGGtggcgggcggcggcgctgcccgcGCTGGTGAGCCGGGCCCAGCCGCTGTGGTGCGGGGCGGCCGTTCCCCGCGGCCTGCTGGccgtcccgccgccgcccgggctgCTGCCGCCGCTCCTCGCGGGGCTGAAGACGAAAACCTCGCTGAAGAGGCGCTGCAAGGACTGCTTCATCGTCCGGCGGCGGGGCCGACTGTATGTCTGCTGCAAGACCAACCCCCGGCACAAGCAGCGGAAGCTGTAG